The nucleotide sequence CATGTTTGAATGAAAActgccatggattccagaccttcagtctgaAGGTCTATTGATGACTGCAGCGTCACACAGTGCTCTCAATAAAGATGTCTGCTGAAgatacccaagagtctcctggtctcaCCTTCTGCGTTTCCAACAGTAGATAAAATTTTTAAGCGTCATTACCCTGAGTGGCGATGATGTTGCTTAAATCCAGCTCAGCCAGTTCCTGCGCTTCTTCTCTCTTTAGTCGAGCTTTTTTACATTTCTCTATGGAGGGCTGACCTGAGACAGACATATTAAATAGGTAATAAGAGTGTGCATTTATGGACATTTGGTATAACATATACAACATAAAATATCTTTGtgtacaaaggaaaaaaaaacatgtattctaAAGGTCATTACACTGACATTTatatgatattagtttttttGAGTAATGTGTAGGACTGTATTTTGCATCAGCAATGCACTGAAAGGCAACCTAGTTACTCCATATATATGATTAGAAACACAGAAGGAATGCAAATTTGCATGTGGACATTTATCAAAGCATTGAAATGATCGAGCAAACTGTATACATATTCCCCTTCTgttcacacatgcacactaacCTTCCACACCCAGCTCCTCCAGCTCTTTCTTCAGCACAGCCACCTTTGCCTTTACTGATCGGCAGCCGTCTAACAGCTTCTTGTAGTTCCGTCTCACACCACAGAGGGCGATGTAGCGCTTCAGCCTGGACACTGCCTTATTTTCTTCATCCTGATGGTCAAAAATAATTGTGAGTTATAATAATCAATACATACCTGACAAAAATTGGGTTTAATAAAGGGCATGGACAGCATGTCGTCCACTTATGTGAGAATCTAACTGAAATTCTCCATCTGACCAATTCTTGTTGTtacaaaaaactataaatacaGAAGTAGAATTTGTCCTTACTTTACTTTAGTCTTTACTacttaagccaaaaaaaaaaaaccttcctggCCCCATATTTCTGAAGGGTAATGTATGGTTGAAAAACAGCACTCTTGCTCAAATATAACACACAGTAGTGAAACATGTGTCATTTTTGTGATATGAGCTGTTCTCAAATTTATCTTGCCTTTCCTCTGGTTGTGTTCTCTCTCTCCTCATTGCGCTTTTTCTTTGTCGTACTTTTCTTTTGCTCGTTCTTGTCCTTCTCTTGTTCATCCTCGTCCTCCAGTGAGGGAAGAGACGAGGAGTCAGAGTCCTCTGCTGCCTCCTCCTGATTGTCCTGTAATTTCTCTTCTGTCAAGAAAAAGAGAGATGTTAGGAGAAAAGTTTAAGCATACAGACTCTTTGACCTCTAAGGGACTCTTACCATTTTTCTCCATCTCTTTGGAGGACGAATTAGCAGCATCCTCTTTTGGATCTTTTTCCTCTTCACTGTCTCCGCTGCTTTCGTTTTCAGAGTTGCTCCTGTTTTTTCTTTTAGCGCTCTTGTTATTCTCCTCTTCACTCTCAGAGCTGCTCCCAAAAACCTGTCTCTCCACTTCTTTCACAATATCCCTCTCGACTGGCTTCTTATTTCTGATATCTTTTCTTTTACTCTGCGTCTTCACTTTTTCATCCTCAGAATCACTCGAAGCCAGTTTATCACGGATTTCCTCCTCACTGTCTGAATCCTTTTTCTTTTCGTTCGATGATTTTTTTGGCCTTGCCACCTCCTCATCAGAATCCTCCAACTCCTCATCTTCGTCACTTTCTTTCACCTTCCCTTTCTCCTtcagtttctttttcttctcactTTCTCCTTGCTGTTTGCTTTGTTTGCTTGGTCTCTTATTCTGCGTTTTTTTCTTAATGTTCTTTTCCTCTTGCTCCTCCTCACTAACTTCACCCATGTCTTTATCACTTTCAGCTTCATCCTCTTTTTGTTCTCTCTCGTTTATAGCTTTCTCTATTCCAGAGTCAGGGGAATCTGGACAAGAGAGAACGTGACGTTACTCATGCAACATCCaataagaaaaaacaaggacAAACTCAACAAATACTCCACAGTTACCTGGAGAAGACTCCTCCAGCCGCGATCGTTTTGTCTTTCCCAACTCATTCTCTTCATCCGCCCTTTTCCTTTTGCTCTGGCTCTTTGAAGGATTCACAATCTTAATAAGAGGCTCATCATCGCTGCTGTCCTGAAACTTGAAGAACGTTGTCAGTTTGCTAAGCCTTGACTTTAAAAGGTTACTGACAAATCACATTATTCTTCACCATATTATCAGACAAGCctttgctcttttcttttttatgtttggaCCCTTTCAAACTGATTTCTGTTCTGTTTCCAAAATCATTCccaaataaatgcaaaagcatCATTTGATTGCCTCAAGAAAAGTAATTGGTATTAATGAAAAgtattaaagaaatgtattaatgtttattgTGTGAATTCATTTAGTATAATAAAGATATTCATGGTAACAAAATATGTTCACATAACAGATTATAACCATGTTATGTATAACATAATATTCTAAAGAAAAACTGCTAATAAAATGCTTTGCAGTGTTACAATTCATCCCAGTCTATTTTACCCCATTCTAGCCAAGTTTATAAGTACTTTTTTACCAAAAACCGCACTACTCAAACACTTCAAGTCTAACCCAGACTAAAGTGCAAATCTGAGCTGttctaactaaaaaaaaacttgcactgACCGTTCTTAAAATAAATCAGTGCCTCTGTTTCGTCTCAAAAtccacaccagtaatgtttttttctaaggcatgttaataaaaactacttaaatgtcctaattgaactattgCCTAGTTCTGGCTTAGTCTAAGCCCTGCCTGTGAAACCAGGCCTAAAAGtgcttaatttctttaattttcacACTGCACCTCACCCTgagtttcagtcattataaacCCCACTTTAGCCCCAGGTAAAGGAACATTTCACACTTTTAGAATCTTTTCCTCCTTTTTAGAATTTACAATCAGGGTTCCGGCCCAGGTTATGAAACCCTGCTCATCTCCCGCacatctttaatatttaattaactaCTTTTGCTTTGTTAACCCCAACATTGCTGTGCCAAACTTGCCTAGTGTGAAACAATGTAGAGTTAGAATGTTATGACTAGATACTTAACAGCAGACACCTAGTCATGTGCCTTACAACTCATAAGAGGAAAATGTCAAATGTGACAGAAAACTCTACACTGGTGTGAACCAACTACAACAGCAATTTTCAGCTAATGACTCCACCTCTGTCTGGAAAGGACTCGGACAGATCACAAACTGTATACCTAAAGCGCCCCACTCTGCTAACGACCAACGACTGTATTGTGATTCGACTGGATTTTCACCACCTCCATCACTGTCTGGtatgctgctgctgctactgccAAGGACAAAGGCCGACTGCAATGTATTATCTGCTCTGCTGGAAAGGTATTTGGACCCTGAAGCGGGCGGTTAAGATTGTGGTGGACACTTCTCACCCTGGACACAAACATTTTGAAGCACGCCACAAAAATGTCTTTCCATCAGGAACTGTCGTTATCAACAATACCCCTGACCCATCAGGGCTTCTTACTCACGCCCATGGACATTACgcatcacattaaaaaaacaaaaaaagaaaacacacacacgtgttgtTTCACATGTGTTACATTAACACACATACAACTCAGTCTGCTTTATTTCTCACATCCCAGACTGTAAGTATTTGCAAAGGCTCCTCGCTGCGCATCTTGCACAatgttcagaaaatgtacaatttatgTTTCAACTGTAAACATAAgcacaaatgtaatattaatatttataatgtttattttgtaatttcaatTTTTATCCTCCTAAGATTTTTCTTGCCCTTATTATATAGCTTTTACTTGTCTTAATCGTTCtattatttttctgttgtctttGTCAAGCACCAATTTACCAAGACAAATTCCTCGTACATACAGTAGTTGGCAATAAGTGTGATTCTGAAGAagagcatgttttatttttccctCTAGAATCCAAAAACGTTAATTCAGGACAAACTTGACAAAGTCTACTAAGGATGCACAATGCTAGAGCTGTGTCCATCCACTCAGTGACACTGACACcgcaaacatgcaaaaaaaattttttaactcCGTGTTTAGGCATGTACAGAGTGAAACCTCACCCTGTGAAGACATCAGACTAATTGTTAATCAATTTATTCAAAGAGATTATTGCACCAACAACCACAGGGCAAAGCTTAGCAAAAGATAGTTTTTTTGACCACATGACTTCAAAACCTCTTCTTCACCTGCATCTTCAAAAGTTCCTCCTCGACCGTTTTCTTCATCAGCTGTCTGTGGTCGATGCTGAGCGACTCTCTCCCCACCTTCTCCAGGTATCTCCTCCGCAGAATGCCTACAGTCAGGGTGCTAAAAGATGGCAGATCAACAGCAAATTAAACATGTACATAACTGCACAATAGCAAATCCCATTCTGACTGACCCTTATAAACCAATGAAAAATGTCACATGACTTGACACTTCACATAATTTGGACGAGTTACAAAACACAATCACACTTACACTTTACAGGGTCTCGTGCATTAACACGAGTGAAGTGATGTACAGACAGATGTTTGTGCTCTCTCTGTAAAACCGCTCAAGCATACTACTGTACTACAGTATTTCCTTCAAGCACTTTTACGTAAGCTGCGTCACACGTGATTGTAGTATCGCTTGATCAAATTTATTTACGATAACGTTACCTGCAAATTCAAGCGCTTCTTGTGCGATGAGACCGTCTTCATGCAAAACTCCTAGACTAACTACCcctttatatgtttatttatcctTCATGTCACACACTAGCCAATGTGAGACCTGACACGCGTTATCAAATGTCTTAAGCAGCGAGTTTGATTCAGCCCTGACTCACTAACATAGCTTTCAGTGATATGTAACTTAGTGATGACAACATCCGTTTTGGAGGCTCTTTCGACATTGCCTTCAAATCGCAGTTTACCTGAGATCCGAGCACTTTTGTAGTTCTTTCACAACGAACTTTCGGATCGCCTCCTCTTCTTTAGCcatgttttttatttacacaTGCGCCACTTTCTGCTCCACTGCGTACACAGTGCGTAGTGAGTGTATCGCTTGGCGCGCTTTGCTGTGCACGGCTACGTTACTTTACGTCATCGCGCACAATTTCCGCTAGTAGCATTGGTCAGAACCatggactgtataaaaacatttattaaaagct is from Carassius auratus strain Wakin chromosome 28, ASM336829v1, whole genome shotgun sequence and encodes:
- the hirip3 gene encoding HIRA-interacting protein 3 isoform X2, coding for MAKEEEAIRKFVVKELQKCSDLSTLTVGILRRRYLEKVGRESLSIDHRQLMKKTVEEELLKMQDSSDDEPLIKIVNPSKSQSKRKRADEENELGKTKRSRLEESSPDSPDSGIEKAINEREQKEDEAESDKDMGEVSEEEQEEKNIKKKTQNKRPSKQSKQQGESEKKKKLKEKGKVKESDEDEELEDSDEEVARPKKSSNEKKKDSDSEEEIRDKLASSDSEDEKVKTQSKRKDIRNKKPVERDIVKEVERQVFGSSSESEEENNKSAKRKNRSNSENESSGDSEEEKDPKEDAANSSSKEMEKNEEKLQDNQEEAAEDSDSSSLPSLEDEDEQEKDKNEQKKSTTKKKRNEERENTTRGKDEENKAVSRLKRYIALCGVRRNYKKLLDGCRSVKAKVAVLKKELEELGVEGQPSIEKCKKARLKREEAQELAELDLSNIIATQGRPKRRAAAAAWPPAQSVSPPPSAYKRAVDSDSDSGESHRNTGHKRGAAWANLQGIISDDGESD
- the hirip3 gene encoding HIRA-interacting protein 3 isoform X1; this encodes MAKEEEAIRKFVVKELQKCSDLSTLTVGILRRRYLEKVGRESLSIDHRQLMKKTVEEELLKMQFQDSSDDEPLIKIVNPSKSQSKRKRADEENELGKTKRSRLEESSPDSPDSGIEKAINEREQKEDEAESDKDMGEVSEEEQEEKNIKKKTQNKRPSKQSKQQGESEKKKKLKEKGKVKESDEDEELEDSDEEVARPKKSSNEKKKDSDSEEEIRDKLASSDSEDEKVKTQSKRKDIRNKKPVERDIVKEVERQVFGSSSESEEENNKSAKRKNRSNSENESSGDSEEEKDPKEDAANSSSKEMEKNEEKLQDNQEEAAEDSDSSSLPSLEDEDEQEKDKNEQKKSTTKKKRNEERENTTRGKDEENKAVSRLKRYIALCGVRRNYKKLLDGCRSVKAKVAVLKKELEELGVEGQPSIEKCKKARLKREEAQELAELDLSNIIATQGRPKRRAAAAAWPPAQSVSPPPSAYKRAVDSDSDSGESHRNTGHKRGAAWANLQGIISDDGESD
- the hirip3 gene encoding HIRA-interacting protein 3 isoform X4, yielding MKKTVEEELLKMQDSSDDEPLIKIVNPSKSQSKRKRADEENELGKTKRSRLEESSPDSPDSGIEKAINEREQKEDEAESDKDMGEVSEEEQEEKNIKKKTQNKRPSKQSKQQGESEKKKKLKEKGKVKESDEDEELEDSDEEVARPKKSSNEKKKDSDSEEEIRDKLASSDSEDEKVKTQSKRKDIRNKKPVERDIVKEVERQVFGSSSESEEENNKSAKRKNRSNSENESSGDSEEEKDPKEDAANSSSKEMEKNEEKLQDNQEEAAEDSDSSSLPSLEDEDEQEKDKNEQKKSTTKKKRNEERENTTRGKDEENKAVSRLKRYIALCGVRRNYKKLLDGCRSVKAKVAVLKKELEELGVEGQPSIEKCKKARLKREEAQELAELDLSNIIATQGRPKRRAAAAAWPPAQSVSPPPSAYKRAVDSDSDSGESHRNTGHKRGAAWANLQGIISDDGESD
- the hirip3 gene encoding HIRA-interacting protein 3 isoform X3, whose translation is MKKTVEEELLKMQFQDSSDDEPLIKIVNPSKSQSKRKRADEENELGKTKRSRLEESSPDSPDSGIEKAINEREQKEDEAESDKDMGEVSEEEQEEKNIKKKTQNKRPSKQSKQQGESEKKKKLKEKGKVKESDEDEELEDSDEEVARPKKSSNEKKKDSDSEEEIRDKLASSDSEDEKVKTQSKRKDIRNKKPVERDIVKEVERQVFGSSSESEEENNKSAKRKNRSNSENESSGDSEEEKDPKEDAANSSSKEMEKNEEKLQDNQEEAAEDSDSSSLPSLEDEDEQEKDKNEQKKSTTKKKRNEERENTTRGKDEENKAVSRLKRYIALCGVRRNYKKLLDGCRSVKAKVAVLKKELEELGVEGQPSIEKCKKARLKREEAQELAELDLSNIIATQGRPKRRAAAAAWPPAQSVSPPPSAYKRAVDSDSDSGESHRNTGHKRGAAWANLQGIISDDGESD